A single region of the Drosophila takahashii strain IR98-3 E-12201 chromosome 2R, DtakHiC1v2, whole genome shotgun sequence genome encodes:
- the LOC108064705 gene encoding serine protease grass-like — translation MLRLNKKKKLGSVLLFLGSYEISAELLDHNCGLTRNPLRNKRMKGGKNADILSNPWMVLLVDNSNSGDSIAGGSLINSGFVLTAGHTASFKKVRLGEYDRESSSDCTPSGCIPSTFDIDIAESIIYPAFESESLQNDIALLRLAKKVTFSDYIRPICLLVNERLRETTSSFAVTGWGRTNDFPTSRILQTASINRVNITVCMEFYESQNDGTQICAGSVDSDTCVGDSGGPLSAKLAYGNTIRVFQFGIISYGTFTCDAPSLYTNVSHYMEWIVNVTSRYS, via the exons ATGTTGCGactgaataagaagaagaagctggGATCGG tccTCCTGTTTCTCGGATCCTATGAAATATCGGCTGAATTACTGGACCATAACTGTGGATTAACAAGGAATCCTCTGCGAAATAAGCGGATGAAAGGAGGAAAAAATGCGGATATATTATCGAATCCATGGATGGTTCTGTTGGTCGATAATTCGAATTCGGGCGATTCCATTGCTGGCGGCTCACTCATAAATTCGG GCTTTGTACTGACTGCTGGACATACCGCCTCTTTTAA AAAGGTGCGCTTGGGCGAATACGACAGGGAAAGTAGTTCAGATTGCACACCATCGGGTTGCATTCCAAGTACTTTCGATATTGATATCGCTGAAAGTATAATCTACCCTGCGTTCGAATCAGAATCTCTTCAAAACGATATTGCTCTGCTTCGGCTGGCCAAGAAAGTGACTTTCTCAG ATTATATCAGGCCAATCTGCCTGCTTGTCAATGAGCGACTGAGAGAAACTACTTCATCGTTTGCGGTCACTGGGTGGGGAAGAACGAATGATTTTCCAACAAGCCGAATTCTGCAGACAGCCAGTATAAACCGTGTTAATATCACGGTTTGTATGGAGTTTTATGAATCGCAAAATGACGGCACCCAGATATGTGCAGGAAGTGTGGATAGCGACACATGCGTTGGAGACTCGGGAGGTCCATTGAGTGCAAAGCTAGCCTATGGAAATACTATTCGGGTCTTTCAATTTGGAATTATCAGCTATGGAACCTTTACTTGTGATGCCCCCAGTCTCTACACAAACGTTTCGCACTACATGGAGTGGATTGTGAATGTTACGAGTAGATACagctaa